Below is a window of Spelaeicoccus albus DNA.
GACGAGGACCACTGTCTTGTCGTCGATGCCGGTGCGCGGCAGTTCGGTGGCGCCGACCGGCCGGATCGGATGGCGCGAAAGATCGTCGCGGTGCATGGTGATGTCGAGGCTGCCGCAGAGCGCGTCGGCATCGCTGCGCCCCTCGACGTCCGCGATCTTCTCGGCGAGCCGGCGGGCCAACGGTACCCCGCGGGTCGGAATTCCGAGGACGACAAGGTCGTCGGCGCCCTTATTGTGCTCAAGCACTTCGAAAGCGATGCGAGCAATGGCTCTGCGGATCTCTGCCGCGTCCAGAACGAGACGTGACGGCACTATGATCCCCCTTCCCCGCCTCACGGGACGGTCGTTAAAGGAGTGGTTGACTCCATCGTATCAGCGCCGCCGGTGCGCCGGAGACCGGGAGTGACGTAGAGTCGGACGACCGCGCGTGCGCCAGCCGCACGCCGTCCCGGCCACCGCCTGAACGACAAGGATCGACAATGACCAAGCGTGAAACGCACCCGTACACCGGCACCGTCAAAAAGCTGTTATGGCGTTCCGCACTGGCTTTCGCCGGCACGCAGGCAGCCGTGATCGGCGGCCTTGTCGCCACGGACGCCGTGAAGAAATCCCAGCGCAAGAAGCGCACCGGGTTTCCGCGGCCCGGC
It encodes the following:
- the pyrR gene encoding bifunctional pyr operon transcriptional regulator/uracil phosphoribosyltransferase PyrR, translated to MPSRLVLDAAEIRRAIARIAFEVLEHNKGADDLVVLGIPTRGVPLARRLAEKIADVEGRSDADALCGSLDITMHRDDLSRHPIRPVGATELPRTGIDDKTVVLVDDVLYSGRTIRSALDALGDLGRPRIVRLAVLVDRGHRELPIRADHVGKNLPTALAERVQVKLLETDGDDAVEIVTS